The Bacteroidetes bacterium SB0662_bin_6 genome contains a region encoding:
- a CDS encoding sulfatase yields the protein MRFFVHTFLVFVLAFAGALSVRAQSGDAPRNVVFILSDDHRYDFMGFHERAPDFLETPNMDRMAREGLHLRNAFVTTALCSPSRASILTGQYAHNHGVVDNQRLVPEGTTFFPELLQESGYETAFVGKWHMGSSTDAPRPGFDYWVSFRGQGVYMNPELNVNGSRSPHLGHTSDLLTDYALRWLDSRDADRPFFLYLSHKAVHAEFIPPERHAGRYADTPLEYPVTMANTEQNYLSKPRWVKEQRYSWHGVDHMYHGDLVYDQFYRRYAETLLSIDDSIGRVLDYLEEHGLADETLVVYMGDNGFLFGEHGLIDKRNAYEESMRVPMLAYAPGHIAPGGVLDQMILNIDVAPTFLTLAGVETPARMDGRSFLPLLSGGSIPDWRTEFVYEYFWEFPFPHTPTVYALRGDRYKYMFYHGVWDLNELYDLELDPFEQHNLINSPDHQERILEMQARLFGILEADDAVDVQFRRPGRFQADERLLDAE from the coding sequence ATGCGTTTTTTCGTCCATACGTTCCTTGTTTTCGTTCTTGCGTTTGCCGGCGCGTTGTCTGTCCGGGCCCAGTCCGGCGACGCTCCCCGGAACGTCGTGTTTATCCTGAGCGACGACCACCGGTACGACTTCATGGGGTTCCATGAGCGGGCCCCCGATTTTCTCGAAACCCCGAACATGGACCGCATGGCCCGGGAAGGGCTGCATCTGCGCAATGCGTTCGTGACCACGGCGTTGTGTTCGCCCAGCCGCGCCTCCATTCTTACCGGGCAGTATGCGCATAACCATGGCGTGGTGGACAACCAGCGGCTGGTGCCGGAGGGCACTACGTTTTTCCCGGAATTGCTCCAGGAATCGGGCTACGAGACCGCTTTCGTAGGGAAATGGCACATGGGTTCTTCCACCGATGCGCCCCGCCCCGGCTTCGATTACTGGGTGAGTTTCCGGGGGCAGGGCGTCTACATGAATCCCGAACTGAACGTCAACGGGTCGCGCAGCCCGCATCTCGGTCACACATCGGACCTGCTTACGGATTACGCGCTGCGGTGGCTGGACAGCCGGGATGCGGATCGTCCGTTCTTTCTGTATCTCTCGCACAAGGCCGTGCATGCCGAGTTCATTCCTCCGGAGCGGCACGCGGGCCGGTATGCGGACACGCCGCTGGAGTATCCCGTCACCATGGCGAACACGGAGCAGAATTATCTCTCCAAACCCCGGTGGGTCAAGGAGCAGCGTTATAGCTGGCACGGCGTCGATCACATGTACCACGGCGATCTTGTGTACGACCAGTTCTACCGGCGCTATGCGGAAACCTTGCTGAGCATTGACGACAGTATCGGGCGCGTCCTGGATTACCTCGAAGAGCATGGCCTTGCGGACGAGACGCTGGTCGTGTACATGGGGGATAACGGGTTCCTGTTCGGCGAGCATGGACTGATCGACAAGCGGAATGCCTATGAGGAGTCCATGCGCGTACCGATGCTCGCGTATGCGCCGGGACATATTGCGCCGGGCGGCGTGCTCGACCAGATGATCCTGAACATAGATGTCGCTCCGACTTTCCTGACGCTGGCCGGCGTGGAGACGCCCGCGAGGATGGATGGACGTTCGTTTCTGCCGCTCCTTTCCGGCGGATCCATTCCTGACTGGCGGACCGAATTCGTGTACGAATACTTCTGGGAATTTCCCTTTCCCCATACTCCCACGGTGTATGCGCTCCGGGGCGACCGGTACAAATACATGTTTTACCACGGGGTTTGGGACCTGAATGAATTGTATGATCTCGAACTCGACCCGTTCGAGCAGCATAACCTCATAAACAGCCCGGATCACCAGGAACGGATCCTCGAAATGCAAGCCCGGCTTTTCGGAATACTGGAAGCCGACGACGCGGTGGATGTGCAATTCCGCCGTCCGGGACGGTTCCAGGCTGACGAGCGTCTTCTGGATGCGGAATAG
- the recG gene encoding ATP-dependent DNA helicase RecG, whose amino-acid sequence MSISLLEQGVQHVQGITGRRVDVLADAGVRTVRDLLHYYPRRYLDRSSIVPIRALRGDMPSITVVGEVILAGTARGRTGQRFELVVRDEGGQVMKCVWFKGVKWIQGRFSKGDRVAFHGKPQRYGDMFSMAHPDFDKLDAESQALDTGRIIALYPGGAALTKVGLTSRTFRRIIHDFLTQYGAELPESLPSDICEAAQLMGGPAALRAIHFPEDRDELEAAQRRLKFEELFFIQIMLAQLRRRRIVHAGPRFDAPGAHMRQFLQEGLPFELTGAQRSALKDIARDMRSGKQMRRLLQGDVGSGKTVVAVAAMLHALDSGYQSAFMAPTEILAEQHYANLRKYLDPLDVRIRLLVGGLPKAEREQILADIAEGRASIAVGTHALIQEDVAFRRLGLAIVDEQHRFGVMQRARMFEMGTRPHMLLMTATPIPRSLAMTLYGDLDVSIMKEMPAGRRPVRTALRYDKSREQVYAFVRDEIEKGRQCYIVYPLVEESEKMDLKDAESGHAELKKIFAPHKVGLIHGRMSRGEKEDTMTLFHRADFKVLVATTVIEVGVDVSNATIMIVEHAERFGLSQLHQLRGRVGRGGEQSYCILMADYKCTHEARERLQVMVDTNDGFRISEADLKIRGAGDFFGTRQSGLPELKIAELPGDVELLTQARDMAFELVTRDPDLTESGHAAVREHLYAVYGDRGMGLSRVG is encoded by the coding sequence ATGTCGATAAGCCTTCTGGAGCAGGGGGTACAGCACGTGCAGGGGATCACGGGTCGCCGCGTGGATGTGCTTGCGGATGCAGGGGTGCGGACGGTCCGCGACCTGCTGCACTACTATCCGCGGCGCTACCTTGATCGGTCTTCCATCGTTCCGATTCGGGCGTTGCGCGGCGACATGCCTTCGATTACGGTGGTGGGCGAGGTTATTCTTGCAGGCACGGCGAGGGGACGAACCGGGCAGCGGTTCGAACTGGTCGTACGGGACGAGGGCGGTCAGGTCATGAAATGCGTCTGGTTCAAGGGCGTCAAGTGGATACAGGGGCGTTTCTCCAAAGGCGACCGGGTTGCGTTTCATGGGAAGCCCCAGCGCTATGGGGACATGTTTTCGATGGCGCACCCGGACTTCGACAAACTGGACGCGGAAAGTCAGGCGCTCGATACCGGACGCATCATTGCGTTGTATCCCGGCGGCGCGGCGCTGACCAAGGTAGGACTGACCAGTCGTACCTTCCGGCGGATCATCCATGATTTCCTTACGCAGTACGGGGCGGAGCTTCCGGAATCGCTGCCCTCCGATATTTGTGAGGCCGCGCAGTTGATGGGCGGCCCCGCTGCGCTGCGCGCAATCCATTTTCCGGAAGACAGGGACGAACTCGAAGCGGCGCAGCGCCGGCTGAAGTTCGAGGAACTCTTTTTCATTCAGATCATGCTGGCGCAGTTGCGCCGTCGCCGGATCGTGCACGCGGGCCCCCGGTTCGATGCGCCGGGAGCGCATATGAGGCAGTTTCTTCAGGAGGGACTGCCCTTCGAATTGACCGGAGCGCAGCGGTCCGCGTTGAAGGACATTGCCCGGGACATGCGGAGCGGCAAGCAGATGCGCCGCCTTCTGCAAGGCGATGTGGGGAGCGGCAAGACCGTGGTCGCCGTTGCGGCGATGCTTCATGCGCTGGATAGCGGCTACCAGAGCGCGTTCATGGCGCCTACGGAAATTCTGGCGGAGCAGCATTACGCCAATTTGCGCAAGTATCTCGACCCGCTGGACGTGCGGATACGGCTCCTTGTCGGGGGCTTGCCCAAGGCGGAACGCGAACAGATTCTGGCGGATATTGCGGAAGGGCGGGCGAGCATTGCGGTCGGTACCCATGCGCTCATCCAGGAAGATGTGGCGTTCCGGCGGCTGGGTCTGGCGATTGTCGACGAACAACACCGGTTCGGGGTGATGCAGCGCGCCCGCATGTTTGAAATGGGGACGCGCCCGCACATGCTGCTCATGACCGCTACGCCGATTCCGCGCTCGCTCGCGATGACGCTCTACGGCGATCTGGATGTATCGATCATGAAGGAAATGCCGGCGGGAAGACGCCCCGTGCGCACGGCGCTTCGCTACGACAAAAGCCGGGAGCAGGTGTATGCCTTCGTGCGGGACGAGATCGAAAAGGGACGGCAATGCTACATCGTATATCCGTTGGTGGAAGAGTCCGAAAAAATGGACCTCAAGGACGCCGAATCCGGGCATGCGGAGCTGAAGAAGATATTTGCTCCGCACAAGGTGGGATTGATTCACGGACGGATGTCCCGGGGCGAGAAAGAGGATACCATGACCCTCTTTCACCGGGCCGATTTCAAGGTGCTGGTTGCTACGACGGTGATCGAGGTGGGGGTGGACGTGTCGAACGCCACCATCATGATCGTCGAACATGCCGAACGGTTCGGGCTGAGCCAGTTGCACCAGCTACGAGGCCGGGTCGGCCGGGGCGGGGAGCAGAGTTACTGCATTCTCATGGCGGATTACAAGTGTACGCACGAAGCCCGCGAGCGCTTGCAGGTGATGGTGGATACGAACGATGGCTTCCGGATCAGCGAAGCCGATCTGAAGATTCGCGGCGCCGGCGATTTTTTCGGCACCAGGCAGAGCGGCTTGCCGGAGTTGAAAATTGCCGAGTTGCCGGGCGATGTCGAGCTCCTCACGCAGGCTCGCGACATGGCTTTTGAACTGGTTACCCGCGATCCGGACCTGACGGAATCCGGGCACGCGGCGGTGCGGGAACACCTTTACGCCGTGTATGGGGACCGGGGGATGGGGCTTTCCCGTGTCGGTTGA
- a CDS encoding DUF2480 family protein, with amino-acid sequence MEPIQGEITNRVAQSDLVVFNLEDLWDNRPVTEFDIAPFLFQEMILREKDFRTAMKTHDWAQYTDHHVAVFCSVDAIIPTWAWMLAASKLESVARSVALGRAHDLIRDHFARALESTDWSSYEGKPVVVKGCGSGVVPPAAYLLATTKLQQVAAKLMYGEPCSSVPLWRKPREISRPAAAKKASAAPPLPGNIRRAP; translated from the coding sequence ATGGAACCGATTCAGGGGGAAATCACCAATCGTGTGGCCCAGAGCGACCTGGTCGTGTTCAATCTGGAAGACCTGTGGGATAACCGGCCTGTCACGGAATTCGATATCGCCCCTTTCCTGTTTCAGGAGATGATCCTGCGTGAGAAGGACTTCCGGACCGCCATGAAAACGCATGACTGGGCGCAGTACACAGACCATCACGTGGCGGTCTTCTGCTCAGTGGATGCGATCATTCCCACCTGGGCATGGATGCTCGCGGCATCAAAACTGGAATCCGTCGCCCGGTCCGTAGCTCTGGGACGGGCGCATGACCTGATCCGGGATCATTTCGCGCGGGCGCTCGAATCCACAGACTGGTCCTCCTACGAAGGAAAGCCCGTGGTCGTCAAGGGATGCGGCAGCGGCGTCGTGCCGCCCGCCGCCTACCTGCTGGCCACGACAAAATTGCAGCAGGTGGCCGCCAAATTGATGTACGGCGAGCCCTGTTCGTCCGTCCCGCTGTGGAGAAAACCGCGAGAGATATCCCGGCCGGCCGCCGCCAAAAAAGCAAGCGCCGCACCCCCGCTTCCGGGCAATATCAGGCGCGCCCCGTAG
- a CDS encoding cysteine desulfurase, whose protein sequence is MKGIVYLDYNASTPVDERVLQAMLPWFCGQYGNPSSKGHPMGWAAEEACEQAREQVAAAVAAEPGEIVFTSGATEGANAAIKGVAEMYASRGRHLVTVQTEHRAVLNTHRALERKGYEVTYLPVDAHGLLDLDALESALRDDTILVSVMWANNEAGTIQPVERVSEIARSRGVLFMTDATQAVGKVPVQAGVADLLVCSAHKFYGPKGVGALYVRRRDPRVRIAPLLDGGGHENGRRSGTLNVPGIVGMGEAAEIACREMEDFRERMEHLQNRLESRLLQLSGARLNVPPQVPRLPQTSSIRFEGIGGAHMITACRNLAFSAGSACSSGSGEPSHVLRAMGLSSEQALSTLRLSLGRFTTEDEVERTADQIGQCVRNAKQTALASA, encoded by the coding sequence ATGAAGGGTATCGTCTACCTTGATTACAATGCGTCCACGCCGGTGGACGAACGCGTCCTGCAGGCCATGCTGCCCTGGTTTTGCGGGCAATACGGCAACCCCTCCAGCAAAGGACATCCCATGGGCTGGGCCGCGGAGGAGGCCTGCGAACAAGCCCGGGAGCAGGTGGCCGCCGCCGTTGCGGCGGAACCGGGGGAGATCGTGTTCACCTCCGGGGCTACGGAGGGGGCCAATGCGGCCATCAAGGGGGTAGCGGAGATGTACGCGTCCAGAGGACGCCACCTCGTTACGGTACAGACCGAACACCGGGCAGTGCTCAATACGCACCGGGCGCTTGAACGAAAAGGGTACGAGGTCACCTACCTGCCCGTGGATGCGCACGGGCTACTCGATCTCGATGCATTGGAGAGCGCCCTCCGCGACGACACGATTCTCGTTTCCGTGATGTGGGCGAACAACGAGGCGGGCACGATCCAGCCCGTAGAACGCGTATCGGAAATAGCCCGCTCCCGGGGCGTGCTCTTTATGACGGACGCCACCCAGGCCGTGGGGAAAGTACCTGTCCAGGCCGGAGTGGCGGACCTGCTTGTCTGCTCGGCGCACAAGTTCTATGGCCCGAAGGGAGTCGGCGCCTTGTATGTGCGCCGGCGCGATCCCCGGGTGCGCATCGCACCGCTTCTGGACGGGGGCGGTCACGAAAACGGCCGCCGTTCGGGAACGCTGAATGTGCCGGGCATCGTGGGCATGGGGGAAGCCGCCGAAATCGCCTGCCGGGAAATGGAAGACTTCAGGGAGCGTATGGAGCATCTGCAGAACCGCCTGGAAAGTCGCCTGCTCCAGCTTTCCGGCGCGCGGTTGAATGTGCCGCCACAGGTCCCTCGCCTCCCGCAAACGTCCAGCATCCGATTCGAAGGCATCGGGGGCGCTCATATGATTACGGCATGCCGCAACCTCGCCTTTTCCGCCGGGAGCGCCTGTTCCAGCGGCAGCGGCGAACCGAGCCATGTGCTCCGGGCCATGGGCCTGTCGAGCGAACAAGCCCTGTCCACGCTGCGTCTCAGCCTCGGACGATTCACTACCGAAGACGAAGTGGAACGCACCGCCGATCAGATCGGGCAGTGCGTCCGGAACGCCAAGCAAACGGCATTGGCTTCCGCCTGA
- a CDS encoding AAA family ATPase, whose product MLKRVHIKGYKSLLDVEAYIEPLTVLFGPNAAGKSNVLDALQLLSRLGTSKTLKDAFDAPYRGKPLESFTMREGGLKELRAREHLTFSFEADLRLSDAVVHAVNQEIRDMRRPSGAVSPPENGKERLPQVHERDLRYRIEIEMLPGSGILRVADESLAALNRKGNPTGKRKPFFGREGERIHLRLDGQAHPTYYDRYLDRSILSMPHYLPYYPHVAAARRELESWRFFCFDPRERMRTAAPLREVSHIGPMGEDLAAFLNTLKATDPDRLQDMEKALHALLPDIDGIDVQVNEFGEAELCLIEGSAAMSARMLSDGTLRMLGLLALIGAREAPGLVGLEEPENGIHPRHIQCIADLLKTQQALQQTQCIVTTHSPLLSDVLPDESLFAVSRSGGATRIDTFSTWGTLGRGRDIDRVLSDEY is encoded by the coding sequence ATGCTTAAGCGCGTTCACATCAAAGGCTACAAATCTCTTCTCGATGTCGAGGCGTATATCGAGCCGCTAACCGTGCTGTTCGGCCCGAATGCCGCCGGAAAAAGCAATGTGCTCGATGCGTTGCAATTATTGTCCAGGCTAGGCACCAGCAAAACGCTGAAGGACGCTTTTGATGCGCCGTACAGGGGGAAACCCCTCGAATCGTTCACGATGCGGGAAGGGGGGCTCAAGGAGCTGCGTGCCCGGGAGCACCTGACGTTTTCCTTCGAAGCCGATCTGCGGCTTTCGGATGCGGTCGTGCACGCGGTCAATCAGGAAATACGGGACATGCGTCGTCCGAGCGGCGCCGTATCACCCCCCGAAAACGGCAAGGAGCGGCTTCCGCAAGTGCATGAACGCGACCTGCGTTACCGCATCGAAATCGAAATGCTGCCCGGGTCCGGCATTCTGCGCGTGGCGGACGAATCCCTGGCCGCCCTGAACAGGAAGGGCAATCCTACAGGTAAGCGCAAGCCGTTTTTCGGACGAGAAGGCGAAAGGATCCATTTGCGGCTTGACGGGCAGGCGCATCCCACCTATTACGACCGGTATCTGGATCGCAGTATCCTTTCCATGCCCCATTATCTGCCGTATTATCCGCATGTTGCGGCGGCGCGGCGCGAACTGGAAAGCTGGCGATTTTTCTGTTTTGACCCGCGCGAGCGCATGCGCACCGCCGCCCCGCTCAGGGAAGTGTCCCATATCGGCCCGATGGGTGAAGACCTGGCCGCTTTTCTGAATACGCTCAAGGCCACGGATCCGGATCGGCTTCAGGATATGGAGAAAGCCTTGCACGCGCTTCTGCCGGATATCGATGGGATCGATGTGCAGGTGAACGAATTCGGCGAGGCCGAACTGTGCCTGATAGAGGGCAGTGCGGCCATGTCTGCCCGGATGCTTTCGGACGGTACGCTTCGGATGCTGGGATTGCTGGCCCTGATCGGGGCACGGGAAGCCCCCGGCCTCGTGGGGCTCGAAGAGCCGGAAAACGGCATCCACCCGCGTCATATCCAATGCATTGCGGACCTGCTGAAAACGCAGCAGGCCCTGCAACAGACCCAGTGCATCGTCACCACCCATTCACCGCTCTTGTCCGATGTACTTCCGGACGAGTCCTTGTTTGCGGTGAGCCGGAGCGGAGGGGCTACCCGGATAGATACTTTCTCGACGTGGGGGACGTTGGGACGGGGAAGGGATATTGACCGGGTTCTTTCGGACGAATACTAA
- a CDS encoding aminotransferase class V-fold PLP-dependent enzyme, with protein MGQVSDKRTVADASSEVRDDLRMSPEVMLDLARRVAELLVERMERLPEENAWDGEFREELVGQLAEAPPEEGRPALEVIEQAARDILPIAARNDHPRFFGFIPSSPTWPGILADFMVAGHQVNQCTWLTSSGPSELELVVVDWIRSWLGYPESAGGLLTSGGSAASLNAFVAAREAAGDPDRATVYMSDQSHSAQVRAARIIGVRAECIRKIACDDRFRLDVEALARAVAADRASGFTPIAVCANAGAGSTGAIDPLEEMADYCEAEDIWLHVDAAYGGFGAVTERGKELLRGIERSDSIVIDAHKWFFQPYEAGCLLVKDVKTLTNAFVIPHDMLQDTIWGANHPNFSDRGLQLSRSVRALKIWMSVQTFGMAAFRRAVSKGMELAAQAEEYIRESATMEVLNPASLGIVCFRFNPQDTDLDEEALEEINRNVLARVFWEERAFMSSTKLAGKFSLRLCIVNHTTTWDDVRETLEAIEQFGMEALG; from the coding sequence ATGGGACAAGTGAGTGACAAAAGAACGGTTGCAGACGCATCGAGCGAAGTGCGCGACGATCTGAGGATGTCGCCCGAGGTGATGCTGGATCTTGCGCGCCGCGTGGCGGAGCTTTTGGTCGAGCGGATGGAGCGCCTTCCTGAAGAGAATGCCTGGGATGGAGAGTTCAGGGAGGAGCTCGTAGGCCAGTTGGCGGAGGCTCCGCCCGAGGAGGGTCGGCCTGCATTGGAGGTGATCGAGCAGGCTGCCCGTGATATTCTGCCTATCGCGGCCCGGAACGACCATCCCCGCTTCTTCGGGTTTATCCCTTCGTCGCCCACCTGGCCGGGGATACTGGCGGACTTCATGGTAGCCGGACACCAGGTGAACCAGTGTACGTGGCTGACTTCAAGCGGTCCGAGCGAGCTCGAGCTGGTGGTCGTCGACTGGATTCGTAGCTGGCTGGGCTATCCGGAGAGCGCCGGAGGCCTTTTGACGAGCGGGGGTTCGGCGGCCAGTCTCAATGCGTTCGTGGCGGCGCGGGAGGCGGCTGGAGATCCTGATCGCGCGACCGTGTACATGAGCGACCAGAGTCACAGTGCGCAGGTGCGCGCGGCCCGCATCATCGGTGTTCGTGCGGAGTGCATCCGAAAGATCGCCTGCGATGATCGCTTCCGTCTGGACGTGGAGGCGCTCGCCCGCGCCGTGGCTGCGGACCGCGCTTCGGGGTTTACTCCCATTGCGGTGTGTGCGAATGCCGGGGCAGGCAGTACGGGCGCCATCGATCCGCTTGAGGAGATGGCGGACTATTGCGAGGCGGAAGACATCTGGCTGCACGTCGATGCGGCGTACGGCGGCTTTGGCGCGGTGACCGAGCGCGGCAAGGAGCTTCTGCGCGGGATCGAGCGGTCCGATTCGATCGTGATCGATGCCCACAAGTGGTTTTTCCAGCCGTACGAGGCGGGCTGTTTGCTGGTGAAGGATGTAAAGACGCTCACGAACGCTTTCGTGATACCGCACGATATGCTTCAGGACACTATTTGGGGGGCGAACCATCCGAACTTTTCGGATCGGGGTTTGCAACTGAGCCGTTCGGTCCGTGCGTTGAAGATATGGATGTCGGTTCAGACGTTCGGGATGGCGGCGTTCCGTCGGGCGGTGTCGAAGGGGATGGAGTTGGCCGCGCAGGCCGAGGAGTACATTCGGGAGAGTGCGACGATGGAGGTGTTGAATCCTGCGTCGCTGGGGATCGTGTGTTTCCGGTTCAACCCTCAGGACACGGACCTTGACGAAGAGGCTCTGGAGGAGATCAACAGGAATGTGCTCGCCCGCGTGTTTTGGGAGGAGCGTGCGTTCATGTCATCGACGAAGCTCGCCGGGAAGTTTTCGCTCAGGCTCTGCATCGTGAATCACACGACGACCTGGGACGATGTGCGCGAGACGCTGGAGGCCATCGAGCAATTCGGGATGGAGGCCTTGGGATAA
- a CDS encoding GNAT family N-acetyltransferase produces the protein MTVRIAYRHSKEWEAVKAIRTQVFIEEQHCPYELEWDKYEEISRHVLGSVDGEPMAAARWRMLAYKQRPAARLERFSVLRDYRGKGYGKALVSWVIEDARRTGLGEYILHAQLHLEDFYRSFGFQSVGDPFEEVGIPHIGMVRCDRGPCKE, from the coding sequence ATGACTGTGCGCATCGCGTACAGGCATAGCAAGGAATGGGAAGCCGTGAAAGCCATTCGCACGCAGGTTTTTATCGAAGAACAACACTGCCCGTACGAGCTGGAGTGGGACAAGTATGAGGAGATCAGTCGCCATGTGCTTGGCTCGGTAGACGGCGAGCCGATGGCGGCGGCAAGGTGGCGTATGCTGGCGTATAAGCAGCGTCCCGCTGCCAGACTGGAACGATTTTCCGTGCTGCGGGACTACCGCGGGAAAGGGTACGGAAAGGCCCTGGTATCCTGGGTTATAGAGGATGCTCGCCGGACCGGCCTTGGGGAATACATTCTCCATGCCCAGTTACATCTTGAGGACTTCTACCGATCGTTCGGTTTCCAATCCGTCGGCGATCCGTTCGAAGAAGTCGGGATCCCGCACATCGGGATGGTCCGCTGCGACCGGGGGCCCTGCAAGGAATGA
- a CDS encoding peptidylprolyl isomerase, which produces MSHPVITIPSMNTSVQSFIRSFSAPVRAGTALCLLLLLAACGSDEETSEQTDDVQYAMGEPLSDASLAVVVTSEFGADTLSTQTFEEQVLFAATQFGILGNAEETRRLRKSLVEEFVLLEHLVFGEADRLGLTATDESVEERMRQIVAQFPDEETFRQALAGDNLTEEGLREQIGNDITQRAMLDHFAANAEEPEPDEIVAFSESRAEEVRASHILFIPPPSATAEQKDSTLNRAVAVLDSIRTGADFAEMAQRHSQGPSGPGGGDLGFFSRGDMVEPFEQATYALRDSGDVTQEPIETSFGYHLIKLTGRRTATLMDSSEARQMILRERQRDAVQNEIDRLRASVTVHVNPDVVDVDLNAPEE; this is translated from the coding sequence ATGTCGCATCCGGTGATAACCATACCATCCATGAACACTTCTGTCCAGTCTTTCATCCGATCTTTTTCCGCGCCTGTCCGCGCCGGTACCGCGCTTTGTCTGCTGCTTCTGCTTGCGGCATGCGGATCCGACGAAGAAACATCCGAGCAAACCGACGACGTGCAATATGCCATGGGGGAACCGTTGTCGGATGCCTCGCTTGCGGTCGTCGTAACCTCCGAATTCGGAGCCGACACCCTCTCCACGCAAACTTTCGAGGAGCAGGTCCTGTTTGCTGCGACGCAATTCGGTATCCTGGGCAATGCGGAAGAAACCCGCAGACTCCGAAAAAGTCTGGTGGAAGAATTTGTGCTGTTGGAGCATCTGGTCTTTGGCGAAGCGGATCGCCTCGGCCTTACCGCCACCGATGAATCCGTAGAGGAGCGAATGCGGCAAATCGTGGCGCAATTCCCCGACGAGGAAACGTTCAGACAAGCCCTCGCGGGAGATAACCTGACCGAAGAGGGTCTCCGCGAGCAGATCGGCAACGACATCACGCAGCGGGCCATGCTCGACCATTTTGCGGCGAATGCCGAGGAACCCGAACCGGATGAAATCGTGGCGTTCAGCGAATCGCGGGCCGAGGAAGTGCGCGCTTCGCACATCTTGTTCATTCCCCCTCCGTCGGCAACTGCCGAACAGAAGGACTCCACACTAAACAGGGCCGTAGCGGTGCTCGACAGCATCCGGACGGGCGCAGACTTCGCAGAAATGGCGCAACGGCACTCGCAAGGGCCTTCCGGGCCCGGTGGCGGGGATCTCGGTTTCTTCAGCCGGGGAGACATGGTGGAGCCCTTCGAGCAAGCCACCTACGCCTTGAGAGATTCGGGAGATGTTACGCAAGAACCGATCGAAACGAGCTTCGGGTATCACCTCATCAAATTGACCGGACGGCGGACCGCTACCCTGATGGACTCCTCCGAGGCGCGCCAGATGATTCTCCGGGAACGACAGCGTGATGCGGTTCAGAACGAAATCGACCGGCTCCGCGCAAGTGTAACCGTGCATGTCAACCCGGATGTGGTGGACGTCGATCTGAACGCACCCGAAGAATAG
- a CDS encoding ATP-dependent Clp protease proteolytic subunit: MVDDFVKFSRDLSVPSSIYSGPSREESIATLVPMVVEQTNRGERAYDIFSRLLKERIVILGTPVNDQIANLAVAQLLYLTSEDSERDINMYINSPGGIIYSGLAVYDTMQWVSAPIATTCVGLAASMGSILLAAGAAGKRGALPNSRIMLHQPLGGTQGQASDIEIQAKEIIRLKQVLYEILARHTDKTIEQIESDADRDYWLSAQEAKDYGIVDNVLNHQQKAEEEPEM, encoded by the coding sequence ATGGTAGACGATTTTGTCAAATTCTCGCGGGACCTCTCTGTCCCGAGCAGCATCTACAGCGGCCCTTCCCGCGAGGAATCCATCGCCACACTCGTACCGATGGTCGTCGAACAAACGAACCGGGGCGAACGCGCCTACGACATCTTCAGCCGTCTGCTGAAGGAGCGCATCGTCATTCTGGGAACTCCCGTGAACGATCAGATTGCGAACCTCGCGGTGGCGCAACTTCTGTATCTGACGAGCGAGGATTCCGAGCGGGATATCAATATGTACATCAACTCGCCGGGGGGCATCATATACAGCGGCCTGGCGGTATACGACACCATGCAATGGGTCAGCGCCCCGATCGCCACCACCTGCGTGGGGCTCGCCGCCTCGATGGGCTCGATTCTGCTTGCGGCAGGCGCCGCGGGCAAACGCGGCGCGCTGCCCAACTCCCGCATCATGCTGCATCAGCCGCTGGGCGGCACACAGGGGCAGGCATCGGATATCGAAATCCAGGCAAAAGAGATTATTCGCCTCAAGCAGGTATTGTACGAAATCCTTGCCCGGCACACGGACAAGACGATCGAACAAATCGAGAGCGACGCGGACCGCGACTACTGGCTCAGCGCCCAGGAAGCCAAAGACTACGGCATCGTGGACAATGTGCTGAACCACCAGCAAAAAGCAGAGGAGGAACCGGAGATGTAG